The proteins below come from a single Streptomyces spongiicola genomic window:
- a CDS encoding enoyl-CoA hydratase/isomerase family protein has product MTSLDSVLDKDGVRLTVDDAVATVTLTNPTKRNAQSPALWRALAEAGRSLPGTVRVVVLRGEGKSFSAGLDRQAFTPEGFDGEPSFIDLARGSDAELDAVIAEYQEAFTWWRRNDIVSVAAVQGHAIGAGFQLALACDLRVVAQDVQFAMRETSLGLVPDLTGTHPLVSLVGYARALEICATGRYVRADEAERIGLANLVVPAEDLDASVRDLTAALLSAPRDAVVETKALLRGAGSRTYEEQRTAERAAQARRLRDLAGLAD; this is encoded by the coding sequence ATGACTTCGCTGGACTCTGTGCTCGACAAGGACGGCGTACGGCTCACCGTCGATGACGCGGTGGCCACGGTGACCCTCACCAACCCGACCAAGCGCAATGCCCAATCTCCCGCTCTCTGGCGGGCGTTGGCCGAGGCCGGGCGGTCGCTGCCGGGTACCGTGCGGGTGGTCGTGCTGCGCGGCGAGGGCAAGTCCTTCTCCGCGGGGCTCGATCGGCAGGCCTTCACGCCGGAGGGATTCGACGGCGAGCCGTCGTTCATCGACCTCGCACGCGGCTCGGACGCCGAGCTCGACGCCGTCATCGCCGAGTACCAGGAGGCGTTCACCTGGTGGCGCCGCAACGACATCGTGTCCGTCGCGGCGGTCCAGGGCCATGCCATCGGTGCCGGGTTCCAGCTCGCCCTCGCCTGCGACCTGCGGGTCGTCGCGCAGGACGTGCAGTTCGCCATGCGTGAGACCAGCCTGGGCCTGGTTCCCGACCTCACCGGGACGCACCCGCTCGTCTCACTCGTCGGCTATGCCCGTGCGCTGGAGATCTGTGCCACGGGCCGCTATGTCCGGGCCGACGAGGCGGAGCGGATCGGGCTCGCCAACCTCGTGGTGCCCGCGGAGGACCTCGACGCGTCGGTCCGGGACCTGACCGCAGCGCTGCTCTCCGCGCCGCGTGACGCCGTGGTCGAGACCAAGGCGCTGCTGCGCGGCGCCGGGTCCCGCACGTACGAGGAGCAGCGCACCGCCGAACGCGCCGCTCAGGCGCGCCGCCTGCGCGATCTGGCGGGCCTCGCGGACTGA
- a CDS encoding inorganic phosphate transporter produces the protein MEHITLLLAIVVVTALVFDFTNGFHDTANAMATTISTGAMRPKAAVAMSAVLNLVGAFLSVEVAKTISGGIINEEGIRPEVIFAALVGAILWNLLTWLLGLPSSSSHALFGGLIGAAVMSAGFSAVNGGTIVTKVLIPAVAAPLVAGLAALVATRLTYRIGGTTEDRSTSKGYRAGQIASAGLVSLAHGTNDAQKTMGVITLALVTGGVLAPGSNPPMWVIVSAGVAIALGTYLGGWRIIRTMGKGLTDLQPQQGFAAQTSAATVILASSNLGFSLSTTQSCSGAVMGAGLGRKGGVVRWSTATRMFVAWGLTLPAAGLVAAAAEFLTKQGAWGIAAVAVLLVAGSGAIWVISRRKPVDHTNVTDDEIAPAGVVTTAIAAVSPPPAGAAATQVAGPGSETPDAAGTPNTAETPNAAGTPNAAAGIAATEPGALKAAFPAQSSESAPAPAATV, from the coding sequence ATGGAGCACATCACCCTGCTGCTCGCGATTGTCGTCGTGACAGCACTCGTGTTCGATTTCACGAACGGCTTCCACGACACCGCCAACGCCATGGCGACGACCATCTCGACGGGTGCGATGAGACCGAAGGCGGCAGTGGCGATGTCCGCCGTGCTGAACCTGGTCGGCGCGTTCCTCTCCGTCGAGGTCGCCAAGACGATCTCGGGCGGCATCATCAACGAGGAGGGCATCCGCCCAGAAGTGATCTTCGCCGCTCTCGTCGGCGCGATCCTCTGGAACCTGCTGACCTGGCTGCTGGGCCTCCCGTCCAGTTCCTCCCACGCCCTCTTCGGCGGTCTCATCGGCGCGGCCGTGATGTCCGCCGGGTTCTCGGCCGTCAACGGCGGCACGATCGTCACCAAGGTCCTGATCCCGGCCGTCGCGGCCCCGCTCGTCGCCGGTCTCGCGGCCCTCGTCGCCACCAGGCTGACGTACCGGATCGGCGGCACCACCGAGGACCGGTCCACCTCCAAGGGCTACCGCGCCGGGCAGATCGCCTCCGCCGGCCTGGTGTCCCTCGCCCACGGCACCAACGACGCGCAGAAGACCATGGGCGTCATCACTCTGGCCCTGGTCACCGGGGGCGTCCTCGCGCCCGGCTCGAACCCCCCGATGTGGGTCATCGTCTCCGCCGGCGTCGCGATCGCGCTCGGCACCTACCTCGGCGGCTGGCGCATCATCCGCACCATGGGCAAGGGGCTGACCGACCTCCAGCCGCAGCAGGGCTTCGCCGCGCAGACCAGCGCCGCGACGGTCATCCTGGCCTCCTCGAACCTCGGCTTCTCGCTCTCCACCACCCAGTCCTGCTCGGGTGCCGTGATGGGCGCGGGCCTCGGCCGCAAGGGCGGTGTGGTCCGCTGGTCCACCGCCACCAGGATGTTCGTCGCCTGGGGCCTCACCCTGCCCGCCGCCGGCCTGGTCGCCGCGGCCGCGGAGTTCCTGACCAAGCAGGGCGCCTGGGGCATCGCCGCCGTGGCCGTGCTGCTCGTCGCGGGCTCCGGGGCCATCTGGGTGATCTCGCGCCGCAAGCCGGTCGACCACACCAACGTCACGGACGACGAGATCGCGCCCGCGGGCGTCGTCACCACCGCCATCGCGGCCGTCTCCCCGCCCCCGGCCGGCGCCGCCGCGACCCAGGTGGCCGGGCCCGGGTCAGAGACGCCGGACGCCGCCGGAACCCCCAACACCGCCGAGACCCCGAACGCCGCCGGAACCCCGAACGCCGCCGCCGGGATCGCGGCGACCGAGCCCGGGGCGCTGAAGGCCGCCTTCCCGGCCCAGTCCTCCGAGTCCGCTCCGGCGCCCGCCGCCACGGTGTAA
- a CDS encoding class II aldolase/adducin family protein: MTEPEQEAISRAWSDLVATARRTVADGLVVGTSGNVSVRVPTGAGDIVLVTPTGVHYDRLTAADAVGVRLDGRQVLGELTPTSELPMHLAVHRATDAVAVVHTHAVHATAVSTLVGELPPIHYMTAALGGPVRVAPYALYGTDELAGNLLRALEDRTGALLRNHGTITYGASLDQAFDRTAQLEWMCRLWLTARSVPGHTPALLTEPQVREAAEKLRGYGRHR, from the coding sequence ATGACCGAACCGGAGCAGGAAGCGATATCCCGGGCCTGGTCGGACCTCGTGGCCACGGCCCGCAGAACCGTCGCGGACGGCCTCGTCGTCGGGACCTCGGGCAACGTCTCCGTACGCGTCCCCACCGGCGCCGGCGACATCGTGCTGGTCACCCCCACCGGGGTGCACTACGACCGGCTCACCGCCGCGGACGCCGTCGGCGTCCGGCTCGACGGCCGGCAGGTCCTCGGCGAACTCACGCCCACCAGCGAACTTCCGATGCACCTCGCCGTCCACCGCGCCACCGACGCGGTGGCCGTCGTCCACACCCACGCCGTGCACGCCACCGCCGTCTCCACCCTGGTCGGCGAACTGCCGCCGATCCACTACATGACGGCGGCCCTCGGCGGCCCCGTCCGCGTCGCCCCCTACGCCCTGTACGGGACCGACGAACTGGCCGGCAACCTGCTCCGCGCCCTGGAGGACCGCACCGGCGCCCTGCTGCGCAACCACGGGACGATCACCTACGGAGCCTCGCTCGACCAGGCATTCGACCGCACCGCCCAGTTGGAGTGGATGTGCCGTCTGTGGCTCACCGCCCGCTCCGTCCCCGGGCACACCCCCGCCCTGCTCACCGAACCGCAGGTCCGCGAGGCCGCCGAGAAGCTCCGCGGCTACGGCCGGCACCGCTGA
- a CDS encoding Asp23/Gls24 family envelope stress response protein: MAMTDTDVSVSKESAAAVRRGGGAPGTRGRTTIADGVVEKIAALAARDVVGVHAMGSGLSRTFGAVRDRVPGGKPPVTRGVKAEVGEKQTALDLEIVVDYGVAIADVARAVRENVVAAVERMAGLQVVEVNIAVGDVKLPDEEDEETEPRIQ, translated from the coding sequence ATGGCGATGACCGACACGGATGTCAGTGTGAGCAAGGAATCGGCCGCCGCGGTACGGCGGGGCGGCGGCGCCCCGGGTACCCGGGGCCGTACCACCATCGCGGACGGCGTCGTGGAGAAGATCGCCGCACTCGCGGCCCGCGACGTGGTCGGTGTCCATGCGATGGGCAGCGGCCTGTCCCGCACCTTCGGCGCGGTGCGCGACCGGGTGCCCGGAGGCAAACCACCCGTCACCCGGGGGGTGAAGGCCGAGGTGGGTGAGAAGCAGACCGCGCTCGACCTGGAGATCGTCGTCGACTACGGGGTCGCGATCGCGGACGTGGCCCGCGCCGTGCGGGAGAACGTCGTCGCCGCGGTGGAGCGGATGGCGGGTCTCCAGGTCGTCGAGGTCAACATCGCCGTCGGCGATGTGAAGCTGCCGGACGAGGAAGACGAAGAGACGGAACCGCGGATCCAGTAG
- a CDS encoding DUF6286 domain-containing protein, which translates to MSEPVKEPVREGEPVGPPERRPDRSAPGAAFRPLPATAGDDGAGGRFWSRRRVPAGLLALVVAAGAGLLLFDIASVRAGRPGMPWRRSLAGELASRPVDDVWVLAGAAAAVLVGAWLLVLAVTPGLRNLLPMRRRADDADVRAGLDRDAAELVLRDRAVEVSGVQSVRVRVRRSRVTVRAVSHFRELDEVRSDLDTALGEGIRELGLVRRPALSVRVRRPAKKG; encoded by the coding sequence ATGAGCGAACCGGTGAAGGAACCGGTGCGGGAGGGCGAACCGGTCGGCCCGCCCGAACGGCGACCGGACCGGTCGGCCCCCGGTGCCGCGTTCCGGCCGCTGCCCGCGACCGCCGGGGACGACGGCGCCGGCGGACGCTTCTGGTCACGGCGGCGGGTTCCCGCCGGACTGCTCGCACTGGTGGTGGCGGCCGGTGCGGGACTGCTGTTGTTCGACATCGCCTCGGTACGCGCCGGCCGGCCCGGGATGCCCTGGCGCCGGTCGCTCGCCGGCGAACTGGCGAGCAGACCGGTGGACGACGTGTGGGTGCTGGCCGGTGCCGCTGCGGCCGTCCTGGTCGGCGCGTGGCTGCTGGTGCTCGCGGTGACACCGGGGCTGCGGAATCTGCTGCCCATGCGGCGCCGGGCGGACGACGCCGACGTACGGGCCGGACTCGACCGGGACGCCGCGGAGCTGGTGCTGCGGGACCGGGCGGTGGAGGTGTCCGGGGTCCAGTCCGTACGAGTGCGGGTGAGGCGGTCCCGGGTCACGGTGCGGGCGGTGTCCCACTTCCGCGAACTCGACGAGGTCCGGTCCGATCTGGACACCGCGTTGGGCGAGGGTATCCGCGAACTCGGGCTGGTACGGCGGCCGGCCCTGTCCGTGCGGGTGCGCCGTCCGGCGAAGAAGGGGTGA
- a CDS encoding helix-turn-helix domain-containing protein has translation MAETLKKGSRVTGAARDKLAADLKKKYDSGASIRALAEETGRSYGFVHRMLSESGVTLRGRGGATRGKKAAST, from the coding sequence GTGGCCGAGACTCTGAAGAAGGGCAGCCGGGTGACCGGCGCCGCGCGCGACAAGCTCGCGGCAGACCTGAAGAAGAAGTACGACTCCGGTGCGAGCATCCGGGCGTTGGCCGAGGAGACCGGCCGCTCCTACGGATTCGTCCACCGGATGCTCAGCGAGTCCGGAGTCACGCTGCGTGGGCGCGGCGGGGCGACGCGGGGCAAGAAGGCCGCGTCGACCTGA
- a CDS encoding alpha/beta hydrolase, whose protein sequence is MRPATATAVAVTTLIGLGAAAFAAGRYASDAALKAPTGRPLPGEGRLTVHATGPGRVTLTRSLVSRRPGTYGLRGHGVHAVAGPVLDQVPHAADTVVRRLERVELGSLDPGVKVRFTPQLHVGDPSGALGVDHEDVDIPGELGSLPGWFVPGPRSTWVILVHGLGTTREHTMNLMPFLTERRLPVLAPAYRGDPGAPPPPDGLGHLGDSEWRDLDAAVRFAVRGGAERVILHGWSTGASMALHAAAHSALRERIAGLVLDSPILEWDTTLRSLAAARRMPAALLPLAVRAAQGRTGLHGDRLRAAADPDALRVPTLVFHGPDDTIAPWGPSRELAARRPDLVSLRTVAHAPHAAMWNADPARYEEALRRFLTPLV, encoded by the coding sequence GTGCGCCCGGCAACAGCGACGGCAGTGGCCGTCACCACCCTCATCGGCCTCGGCGCGGCCGCGTTCGCCGCCGGCCGGTACGCCAGCGACGCCGCGCTGAAGGCCCCCACCGGACGGCCCCTGCCCGGCGAGGGGCGGCTCACCGTGCACGCCACCGGGCCCGGCCGGGTCACCCTCACCCGCAGCCTGGTCTCCCGGCGCCCCGGCACATACGGGCTCCGCGGGCACGGGGTGCACGCGGTCGCCGGTCCCGTGCTGGACCAGGTGCCGCACGCCGCCGACACCGTGGTCCGCCGGCTGGAACGGGTCGAACTCGGCAGCCTCGACCCCGGCGTCAAGGTCCGGTTCACCCCGCAGCTCCACGTCGGCGACCCGTCCGGCGCACTCGGCGTCGACCACGAGGACGTCGACATCCCCGGCGAACTCGGCTCCCTGCCCGGCTGGTTCGTCCCCGGTCCCCGCTCGACCTGGGTCATCCTGGTGCACGGCCTGGGCACCACGCGCGAACACACGATGAACCTGATGCCGTTCCTCACCGAGCGGCGCCTCCCCGTGCTGGCGCCCGCCTACCGGGGCGACCCCGGCGCGCCCCCGCCCCCCGACGGCCTCGGACACCTCGGCGACTCCGAATGGCGCGACCTCGACGCCGCGGTACGCTTCGCGGTCCGCGGCGGAGCGGAGCGCGTGATCCTGCACGGCTGGTCCACCGGCGCGTCGATGGCCCTGCACGCCGCCGCCCACTCCGCGCTGCGCGAGCGGATCGCCGGACTCGTGCTGGACTCCCCGATCCTGGAGTGGGACACGACCCTGCGCTCGCTCGCCGCCGCCCGCCGCATGCCGGCCGCCCTGCTCCCGCTCGCCGTGCGCGCCGCGCAGGGGCGCACCGGACTCCACGGAGACCGGCTCAGGGCGGCCGCCGATCCGGACGCCCTGCGGGTGCCCACCCTGGTCTTCCACGGCCCGGACGACACCATCGCCCCCTGGGGCCCGTCCCGGGAACTGGCCGCCCGGCGGCCCGACCTGGTCAGCCTCCGGACCGTGGCGCACGCCCCGCACGCGGCCATGTGGAACGCCGACCCGGCCCGCTACGAGGAGGCCCTCCGGCGCTTCCTCACCCCCCTGGTGTGA
- the amaP gene encoding alkaline shock response membrane anchor protein AmaP codes for MLRIVNRTLAGLAGLLLLLLGGAVLAAGLGLPVPSWWPWRGTEAVLLGEARRQRWEDQGWWWPVVIASLAVVVLLALWWLLAQFRRSRLGEVLVDSGDGEGALLRGRAMEAVLAREAEDLDGVARAQVVLHGRRTAPAARVRLLLEPFASPGRTLHRFSAEALTHARDSAGLVALPAEVRLRAQKHRAKRVT; via the coding sequence ATGCTCCGGATCGTCAACCGGACACTGGCCGGGCTGGCCGGTCTGCTGCTCCTCCTGCTGGGCGGAGCGGTGCTGGCGGCGGGGCTCGGGCTGCCGGTGCCTTCCTGGTGGCCGTGGCGGGGAACCGAGGCCGTACTGCTCGGCGAGGCGCGCCGGCAGCGGTGGGAGGACCAGGGATGGTGGTGGCCCGTCGTGATCGCCTCGCTGGCGGTCGTCGTCCTCCTCGCCCTCTGGTGGCTGCTGGCGCAGTTCCGCCGCTCTCGGCTGGGCGAGGTGCTGGTGGACAGCGGCGACGGGGAGGGGGCGCTGCTGCGGGGCCGCGCCATGGAGGCCGTGCTCGCGCGAGAGGCCGAGGACCTGGACGGAGTGGCCCGGGCCCAGGTCGTCCTGCACGGCCGCCGCACCGCCCCGGCGGCCCGTGTGCGTCTCCTGCTCGAGCCCTTCGCGTCACCCGGCCGGACGCTGCACCGCTTCTCGGCCGAGGCACTGACGCACGCGCGGGACTCGGCGGGGCTGGTGGCGCTGCCGGCGGAGGTGCGGTTGCGGGCCCAGAAGCACCGGGCGAAGCGAGTGACGTGA
- a CDS encoding ABC-F family ATP-binding cassette domain-containing protein: protein MITASGVELRAGARVLVESATFRIAKGDRIGLVGRNGAGKTTLTKCLAGEGIPAGGQIARSGQVGYLPQDPRTGDLDVFARDRILSARGLDLLIRKMRENEHRIATGKGATREKALRQYERQETEFLTKGGYAAESEAATIAAALNLPDRVLGQPLHTLSGGQRRRVELARILFSDADTLLLDEPTNHLDADSIVWLREYLKTYRGGFVVISHDVDLVETVVNKVFYLDANRSTIDVYNMGWRLYQQQREADEKRRRRERQNAEKKAAALNAQADKMRAKATKTVAAQNMARRAERLLSGLEEVRLSDKVAKLRFPEPAPCGKTPLTAEGLSKSYGSLEIFTDVDLAVDKGSRVVVLGLNGAGKTTLLRLLGGVEKPDTGEVLEGHGLKLGYYAQEHETLDQDRTVLENMRSAAPDLDLVEVRKVLGSFLFSGDDVDKPAGVLSGGEKTRLALATLVVSSANVLLLDEPTNNLDPASREEILGALRTYKGAVVLVTHDEGAVQALQPERIILLPDGVEDLWGKDYADLVALA from the coding sequence GTGATCACCGCTTCCGGCGTCGAGCTGCGTGCCGGCGCCCGCGTCCTCGTCGAGTCCGCCACCTTCCGTATCGCCAAGGGCGACCGCATCGGCCTGGTGGGCCGAAACGGAGCGGGCAAGACGACCCTCACCAAGTGCCTCGCCGGCGAGGGCATCCCCGCCGGCGGCCAGATCGCCCGATCGGGCCAGGTCGGCTATCTGCCGCAGGACCCGCGCACCGGCGACCTCGACGTGTTCGCCCGGGACCGCATCCTCTCCGCCCGCGGCCTCGACCTCCTGATCCGCAAGATGCGCGAGAACGAGCACCGCATCGCCACCGGCAAGGGCGCCACCCGCGAGAAGGCGCTCAGGCAGTACGAGCGCCAGGAGACCGAGTTCCTGACCAAGGGCGGGTACGCGGCCGAGTCCGAGGCGGCCACCATCGCCGCCGCGCTCAACCTGCCCGACCGGGTGCTGGGACAGCCGCTGCACACCCTCTCCGGCGGTCAGCGGCGCCGTGTCGAACTCGCGCGGATCCTGTTCTCGGACGCCGACACGCTCCTGCTCGACGAGCCCACGAACCACCTCGACGCCGACTCGATCGTCTGGCTGCGCGAGTACCTCAAGACCTACCGCGGCGGCTTCGTGGTCATCTCCCACGACGTCGACCTCGTGGAGACCGTCGTCAACAAGGTCTTCTACCTGGACGCCAACCGCTCCACGATCGACGTCTACAACATGGGCTGGAGGCTCTACCAGCAGCAGCGCGAGGCCGACGAGAAGCGCCGCAGGCGCGAGCGCCAGAACGCGGAGAAGAAGGCCGCGGCGCTCAACGCCCAGGCCGACAAGATGCGGGCCAAGGCCACCAAGACCGTCGCCGCCCAGAACATGGCCCGCCGTGCCGAGCGGCTGCTGTCCGGTCTGGAGGAGGTGCGCCTCTCCGACAAGGTCGCGAAGCTGCGCTTCCCCGAGCCGGCGCCCTGCGGGAAGACCCCGCTGACGGCGGAGGGCCTGTCCAAGTCCTACGGCTCGCTCGAGATCTTCACCGACGTCGACCTGGCCGTCGACAAGGGCTCCCGGGTGGTCGTCCTCGGTCTCAACGGCGCCGGCAAGACCACCCTGCTGCGGCTTCTCGGCGGGGTGGAGAAGCCCGACACCGGCGAGGTCCTGGAGGGCCACGGGCTGAAGCTCGGCTACTACGCCCAGGAGCACGAGACGCTCGACCAGGACCGCACGGTCCTGGAGAACATGCGCTCCGCCGCGCCCGACCTCGACCTCGTCGAGGTCCGCAAGGTGCTGGGGTCCTTCCTGTTCTCCGGCGACGACGTCGACAAGCCGGCCGGAGTGCTGTCGGGCGGGGAGAAGACGCGGCTGGCGCTGGCCACCCTGGTGGTCTCCTCGGCGAACGTCCTGCTGCTCGACGAGCCGACCAACAACCTCGACCCGGCCAGCCGCGAGGAGATCCTCGGAGCGCTGCGCACGTACAAGGGAGCGGTCGTCCTGGTGACCCACGACGAGGGCGCGGTCCAGGCCCTCCAGCCGGAGCGGATCATTCTGCTGCCGGACGGGGTCGAGGACCTGTGGGGCAAGGACTACGCGGACCTCGTCGCGCTGGCCTAG
- a CDS encoding DUF6381 family protein — translation MSMSDEVGGRVRQMRQKAEELKQAAERVNDPEESRRLKEKARRLQEQSEQESAMGSGDVYPME, via the coding sequence ATGAGCATGTCAGACGAAGTCGGCGGCCGGGTCCGGCAGATGCGGCAGAAGGCCGAGGAACTGAAGCAGGCCGCGGAACGCGTGAACGATCCCGAGGAGAGCCGGCGGCTCAAGGAGAAGGCGCGCAGGCTCCAGGAGCAGAGCGAGCAGGAGAGTGCGATGGGGTCCGGGGACGTCTACCCCATGGAGTGA